In Acidobacteriota bacterium, the following proteins share a genomic window:
- a CDS encoding sigma-70 family RNA polymerase sigma factor, whose product MFSQQPTTHPGISTLPVQTEADCSQAKPADADEQDRLDMARLASGHGAALNSLMERHAERIFQYLVRSLQNEEDAADLAQETFVRVYQNRAKFDTDKRFSTWLYAIASNLVRDRYRWRGRHQQVSLDAENEVTGDSFRESLPENRPSPSEATQAEERAETVRRAVAALPDKWRIPLVLAEYEEKSHAEIGEILNCSAKAVEVRIYKARQQLRESLAPLLAE is encoded by the coding sequence ATGTTCTCGCAGCAGCCAACCACGCATCCCGGCATCAGCACCTTGCCGGTGCAGACGGAGGCAGATTGCTCTCAAGCGAAGCCCGCCGATGCCGACGAGCAAGATCGCCTCGACATGGCGCGGTTGGCGTCGGGACATGGCGCGGCGTTGAACAGTTTGATGGAACGCCACGCGGAACGGATCTTCCAGTATTTGGTTCGTTCATTGCAAAACGAGGAGGACGCGGCGGATTTGGCGCAGGAAACGTTCGTCCGCGTTTATCAGAATCGGGCGAAGTTCGACACCGACAAGAGATTCTCCACCTGGCTCTACGCCATCGCCAGCAACCTCGTTCGCGACCGTTACCGCTGGCGCGGACGCCATCAGCAGGTCTCGCTCGATGCGGAAAACGAAGTCACGGGTGATAGCTTCAGAGAATCGCTGCCCGAAAACAGGCCGTCGCCAAGTGAAGCCACACAAGCCGAGGAACGGGCGGAGACCGTGCGCCGCGCGGTTGCCGCGCTCCCCGACAAGTGGCGCATCCCGCTGGTGCTGGCGGAATACGAGGAGAAGTCCCACGCGGAGATCGGTGAGATTCTAAATTGTTCCGCCAAAGCGGTCGAGGTGCGCATCTACAAAGCGCGTCAGCAACTCCGCGAAAGCCTCGCGCCACTGCTGGCGGAATAG
- a CDS encoding response regulator transcription factor, whose protein sequence is MRRSIVEALEREPDLAVCGEAEDAPEAFAAIVTVRPDLVLTDIQLKSSSGLDLIKTLHARIPTLPIIATTMFDVRRNERLAREAGASGFASKQDGPEKLIAIVHKLLKTDKEPDEVI, encoded by the coding sequence ATGCGCCGAAGCATCGTCGAGGCGCTGGAACGCGAACCCGACCTGGCCGTGTGCGGCGAGGCGGAAGACGCACCGGAAGCGTTCGCCGCCATCGTGACAGTCCGGCCAGACCTCGTGCTGACCGACATTCAACTGAAGTCTTCCAGTGGACTGGACCTGATCAAAACCCTTCACGCGAGAATTCCCACGCTTCCCATAATCGCGACCACCATGTTCGACGTGAGGCGCAACGAACGGCTTGCCCGCGAAGCTGGCGCATCAGGTTTTGCCTCCAAACAGGATGGACCGGAGAAGTTGATCGCCATCGTTCACAAACTGTTAAAGACCGACAAAGAACCTGATGAAGTCATTTGA
- a CDS encoding response regulator transcription factor — protein MSEKTRNQPLPKWKRILLVDDHPLMRRGQADLLSREQDLMVCGEAGTAREAMEAIAKLKPDIVLMDMALPDKDGLELIKDIQAVHPGLPVLAMSMQEESLYAARVLRAGGRGYVMKAEGPEQLVAAIRTVLNGQIAVSPRMSAKILESVAAPSGKVGGGPESKLSDRELEVMRLFGEGWSTDEIAQRLHLSPKTVDVHRMHIKEKLELKTTPEFQRFAIRWVASQGG, from the coding sequence ATGTCAGAAAAAACGCGAAACCAACCCCTGCCAAAGTGGAAGAGAATTCTGCTCGTGGACGACCATCCGCTAATGCGGCGTGGGCAAGCCGATTTATTGAGCCGTGAACAAGACTTGATGGTCTGCGGCGAGGCTGGCACGGCACGCGAAGCAATGGAGGCCATTGCGAAATTGAAACCCGACATTGTGCTCATGGATATGGCGTTGCCTGACAAAGATGGTCTGGAACTTATCAAGGACATTCAAGCCGTCCATCCCGGCTTGCCTGTGCTCGCGATGTCCATGCAAGAGGAGTCACTTTACGCCGCGCGGGTCTTGCGGGCCGGAGGACGCGGCTACGTGATGAAAGCTGAAGGACCAGAGCAACTCGTAGCAGCAATCCGCACCGTGTTGAACGGACAAATCGCCGTGAGTCCGCGCATGTCAGCCAAGATTTTGGAATCCGTGGCCGCGCCATCCGGCAAAGTAGGCGGTGGGCCGGAATCCAAATTAAGCGACCGCGAATTGGAAGTGATGCGCCTTTTTGGCGAAGGCTGGAGCACAGACGAAATCGCGCAGCGTCTTCATCTCAGTCCCAAAACCGTGGACGTGCATCGGATGCACATCAAAGAAAAGCTGGAATTGAAGACTACGCCGGAGTTTCAGCGGTTCGCCATCCGGTGGGTTGCCTCACAGGGCGGATAG